In Bacillus sp. NP247, one DNA window encodes the following:
- the rpoB gene encoding DNA-directed RNA polymerase subunit beta: MTGQLVQYGRHRQRRSYARISEVLELPNLIEIQTSSYQWFLDEGLREMFQDISPIEDFTGNLSLEFIDYSLGEPKYSVEECKERDVTYAAPLRVKVRLINKETGEVKEQDVFMGDFPLMTETGTFVINGAERVIVSQLVRSPSVYYSGKVDKNGKRGFTATVIPNRGAWLEYETDAKDVVYVRIDRTRKLPVTVLLRALGFGSDQEITELLGDNEYLSNTLEKDNTDSTEKALLEIYERLRPGEPPTVENAKSLLVSRFFDPKRYDLANVGRYKINKKLHIKNRLFNQRLAETLVDPETGEILAAEGTVLDRRTLDRILPYLEKNIGFKTAKPMGGVVAGDVELQSIKIYAPESEGERSINVIGNANITRDIKHITPGDILASISYFFNLLYKVGDTDDIDHLGNRRLRSVGELLQNQFRIGLSRMERVVRERMSIQDTNAITPQALINIRPVIASIKEFFGSSQLSQFMDQTNPLAELTHKRRLSALGPGGLTRERAGFEVRDVHYSHYGRMCPIETPEGPNIGLINSLSSFAKVNEFGFIETPYRRVDPESGLVTGQVDYLTADEEDNYVVAQANMKLSEVGEFLDEDIVARFRGENIVTNKERIDYMDVSPKQVVSAATACIPFLENDDSNRALMGANMQRQAVPLMNPESPIVGTGMEYVSAKDSGAAVICKHPGVVERVEAREVWVRRYVDVDGQTVKGDLDRYKMQKFIRSNQGTCYNQRPIVSVGNEVVKGEILADGPSMELGELALGRNVLVGFMTWDGYNYEDAIIMSERLVKDDVYTSIHIEEYESEARDTKLGPEEITRDIPNVGEDALRNLDERGIIRVGAEVKDGDLLVGKVTPKGVTELTAEERLLHAIFGEKAREVRDTSLRVPHGGGGIILDVKVFNREDGDELPPGVNQLVRAYIVQKRKISEGDKMAGRHGNKGVISRILPEEDMPYLPDGTPIDIMLNPLGVPSRMNIGQVLELHLGMAARYLGIHIATPVFDGAREEDVWGTIEEAGMANDAKTVLYDGRTGEPFDNRVSVGVMYMIKLAHMVDDKLHARSTGPYSLVTQQPLGGKAQFGGQRFGEMEVWALEAYGAAYTLQEILTVKSDDVIGRVKTYEAIVKGENVPEPGVPESFKVLIKELQSLGMDVKMMSINDTEIEMRDTEDDDDHQSADKLNVEVETTKE; the protein is encoded by the coding sequence TTGACAGGTCAACTAGTTCAATACGGACGCCACCGCCAACGAAGAAGTTATGCCCGTATTAGTGAAGTATTAGAGTTACCAAATCTTATCGAAATTCAAACCTCTTCTTATCAGTGGTTTCTTGATGAGGGTTTGCGAGAAATGTTCCAGGACATTTCTCCGATCGAAGACTTTACGGGAAATCTATCGCTTGAATTTATCGACTACAGCTTAGGTGAACCTAAATACTCTGTAGAAGAATGCAAAGAGCGTGATGTGACGTATGCAGCACCACTTCGTGTAAAAGTGCGTCTAATCAACAAAGAAACTGGTGAAGTAAAAGAACAAGATGTGTTCATGGGAGATTTCCCACTCATGACAGAGACTGGAACATTCGTAATTAACGGTGCAGAACGTGTTATCGTTTCCCAGTTAGTTCGCTCTCCAAGCGTATACTATAGTGGCAAAGTGGATAAAAACGGAAAACGTGGTTTTACTGCTACTGTAATTCCAAACCGCGGAGCTTGGTTAGAGTATGAAACAGATGCTAAGGATGTTGTATATGTGCGTATTGACCGTACGCGTAAACTTCCTGTAACTGTTTTGTTACGCGCATTAGGGTTTGGCTCTGATCAAGAAATCACCGAGCTTTTAGGTGATAACGAATACTTAAGCAATACGTTAGAAAAAGACAACACAGATAGCACAGAAAAAGCATTGCTTGAAATTTATGAGCGTCTACGCCCTGGTGAACCACCAACAGTAGAAAATGCAAAGAGCTTACTTGTGTCTCGTTTCTTTGATCCGAAGCGCTACGATTTAGCAAATGTAGGTCGCTATAAGATCAACAAAAAGCTACACATTAAAAACAGATTGTTTAACCAACGTTTAGCTGAAACACTGGTGGATCCAGAAACTGGTGAAATTTTAGCGGCAGAAGGAACAGTCTTAGATCGTCGTACACTGGATCGCATTCTACCTTACTTAGAGAAAAACATTGGATTCAAAACAGCGAAACCAATGGGCGGAGTGGTAGCAGGCGATGTTGAGCTGCAATCTATTAAGATTTATGCTCCAGAATCAGAAGGCGAACGATCTATAAACGTAATTGGGAATGCAAATATTACTCGTGATATAAAACACATCACACCAGGTGATATTCTTGCTTCTATTAGCTACTTCTTTAACTTGCTATATAAAGTAGGGGATACAGATGATATTGACCACCTAGGAAATCGTCGTCTGCGCTCTGTAGGAGAGTTACTACAAAACCAATTCCGTATCGGTCTTTCTCGTATGGAACGTGTTGTTCGTGAGAGAATGTCGATCCAAGATACAAATGCAATTACACCACAAGCGTTAATTAACATTCGCCCGGTTATTGCATCTATTAAAGAGTTCTTCGGAAGTTCTCAGTTATCTCAGTTCATGGATCAAACAAACCCATTAGCAGAGTTAACTCACAAACGAAGACTATCTGCATTAGGACCCGGTGGTTTAACGCGTGAGCGCGCAGGCTTTGAAGTACGTGACGTTCACTACTCTCACTATGGTCGTATGTGTCCAATCGAAACACCAGAGGGACCAAACATCGGTTTGATCAACTCATTATCTTCGTTTGCGAAAGTAAATGAGTTTGGTTTCATTGAAACACCATACCGTCGTGTTGATCCAGAATCTGGTCTTGTAACAGGGCAGGTTGATTATTTAACAGCAGATGAAGAAGATAACTATGTTGTAGCCCAAGCGAATATGAAATTATCTGAAGTAGGGGAATTCCTTGATGAAGATATCGTAGCTCGTTTCCGTGGTGAAAACATTGTCACAAATAAAGAACGCATCGATTACATGGATGTATCTCCAAAACAAGTAGTGTCGGCAGCGACAGCTTGTATTCCGTTCTTAGAAAACGATGACTCTAACCGCGCACTTATGGGAGCAAACATGCAACGTCAGGCGGTTCCGTTAATGAATCCGGAATCTCCGATTGTAGGTACAGGTATGGAGTACGTATCAGCAAAAGACTCAGGTGCTGCAGTAATCTGTAAACACCCTGGTGTTGTTGAACGCGTAGAAGCACGTGAAGTTTGGGTACGTCGCTATGTAGACGTTGACGGTCAAACAGTAAAAGGCGACTTAGATCGCTACAAAATGCAAAAATTCATTCGTTCTAACCAAGGAACTTGCTACAACCAACGTCCAATCGTAAGTGTTGGAAATGAAGTTGTAAAAGGTGAAATCCTTGCGGATGGTCCTTCTATGGAATTAGGCGAACTAGCACTTGGACGTAACGTGCTTGTTGGCTTCATGACTTGGGACGGTTATAACTACGAGGATGCGATCATTATGAGTGAGCGCCTTGTAAAAGATGATGTGTACACTTCTATTCATATTGAAGAATATGAGTCAGAAGCTCGTGATACGAAGCTTGGACCAGAAGAAATTACACGTGACATTCCAAACGTTGGGGAAGATGCATTACGTAACCTTGACGAGCGCGGTATCATTCGCGTTGGTGCGGAAGTAAAAGATGGAGATTTACTTGTTGGTAAAGTAACACCTAAAGGTGTAACAGAATTAACAGCTGAAGAACGTCTATTACACGCTATCTTTGGAGAGAAAGCACGTGAAGTACGTGATACATCACTACGTGTACCACACGGTGGTGGCGGTATTATCTTAGACGTAAAAGTATTCAACCGTGAAGATGGCGATGAATTGCCACCAGGCGTGAATCAACTTGTACGTGCATATATCGTTCAAAAACGTAAAATTTCTGAAGGTGATAAGATGGCCGGTCGTCATGGTAACAAAGGTGTTATTTCCCGTATTTTACCGGAAGAAGATATGCCTTATTTACCAGATGGTACGCCAATCGATATCATGTTAAACCCATTAGGGGTACCATCTCGTATGAATATCGGTCAGGTATTAGAGCTTCATCTTGGTATGGCAGCAAGATACCTTGGTATTCACATTGCAACACCGGTATTCGATGGTGCTCGTGAGGAAGATGTATGGGGCACAATTGAAGAAGCTGGTATGGCAAATGACGCGAAAACAGTCCTGTATGACGGACGTACTGGTGAGCCATTCGATAACCGCGTATCTGTTGGTGTCATGTATATGATCAAACTTGCGCACATGGTTGACGATAAACTTCATGCTCGTTCTACTGGACCATACTCACTTGTAACGCAGCAACCTCTTGGAGGTAAAGCTCAGTTCGGTGGACAGCGTTTCGGTGAGATGGAGGTTTGGGCACTTGAAGCTTATGGTGCTGCTTATACTCTTCAAGAAATCTTGACAGTGAAGTCTGATGATGTTATTGGACGTGTTAAGACGTATGAAGCAATTGTTAAAGGTGAAAATGTTCCAGAACCAGGCGTTCCTGAATCATTCAAAGTATTGATTAAAGAACTGCAAAGTTTAGGTATGGACGTTAAAATGATGTCTATCAACGATACAGAAATTGAAATGCGTGATACGGAAGATGACGATGATCATCAATCAGCAGATAAATTGAATGTTGAAGTTGAGACAACTAAGGAATAA